A region of Mesotoga sp. BH458_6_3_2_1 DNA encodes the following proteins:
- a CDS encoding MetQ/NlpA family ABC transporter substrate-binding protein: MKRFLLVLVIVLVVVSFGETKLRIGVTPVPFVEILEFIRPELEAAGIDLEIVVFSDYVLPNLALASKELDANFFQHIQYLKSFTSQRGIEGLVPAVNVLIAPMGFYMKKPYEELSKGDKIALPNDPTNETRALLLLHNNGVITLKDPGKADITVLDVQENPKGIVLLEMEAGFVPRVFKEDTTVAGAVINTNYALSIGLNSQKDATFVEGKDSPYANFIVVREEDLDSAWLESLAEIITRDEVREFILEKFEGSIVPTF, translated from the coding sequence ATGAAAAGATTCTTACTGGTACTTGTGATCGTTCTGGTAGTTGTGAGCTTTGGAGAAACAAAGCTAAGGATCGGAGTTACGCCTGTTCCCTTCGTAGAGATACTCGAGTTCATAAGACCGGAACTCGAGGCGGCCGGGATAGATCTGGAGATTGTTGTTTTCAGCGATTATGTTCTTCCAAATCTGGCGCTTGCCTCAAAAGAGCTAGATGCCAACTTCTTTCAACACATCCAGTACTTGAAATCCTTTACGTCTCAAAGAGGAATAGAAGGGCTGGTGCCGGCGGTAAACGTTTTGATCGCTCCAATGGGTTTCTACATGAAAAAGCCCTACGAAGAGCTCTCAAAGGGAGACAAGATCGCTCTTCCCAACGATCCCACAAATGAGACAAGGGCCCTTCTCCTACTTCACAACAACGGAGTAATTACCCTAAAGGATCCGGGCAAGGCAGATATTACGGTACTGGACGTTCAAGAGAACCCAAAAGGGATTGTGCTGCTCGAGATGGAGGCAGGATTCGTTCCGAGAGTATTCAAGGAAGACACAACAGTCGCCGGGGCCGTCATTAACACCAATTACGCGCTCTCGATCGGCTTGAACTCTCAGAAAGACGCCACTTTCGTTGAGGGAAAGGATTCGCCGTATGCCAATTTCATTGTTGTGCGCGAAGAAGACCTTGACAGCGCGTGGCTAGAGAGTCTGGCGGAAATTATAACAAGAGACGAAGTCAGGGAATTCATACTGGAAAAGTTTGAAGGCTCGATCGTCCCTACTTTCTAG
- a CDS encoding ABC transporter substrate-binding protein: MKKLALVIVALMVFSFAFSTPEYVIEDFDGKPGGTLNLQMNLDPATFNPLIASEIYSRKVIGLFSSSLLGFDTTRNLTIPELASDWWLSEDGLTVFFKIREGILWSDGEPFTVDDVYWRFNLLVETGVSGFLDAEGNLPTIELIDDSAISLSWTVPNTLGIKVAASREILPKHVFEPAIAAGTVNEIWSLDEVDQIVGMGPFIPSEYVPGAKVVLKKNPNYWKFDSNGVRLPYLDSVIIHIMSGSNPMWAFQAGNLDFFSPSTSQLKTLLSKKDHSWVAGQGGSRDYVQFLLLNFNAPDPVKWEWFRNDHFRRGFAYLIDREKIIDTTYGGNSKPLYSPLNVESPYYSQKVEEDPFFFSVEKAKSEFELGGFSWNSEGKLIDGAGNTVVFDLEVSPNFVSLGNLIVSNAKNLGITINLVRLAGVPLMEEPLYDSFLSGLFDGTIDPELRTGVFRIDGPGHFWNYPPGYRDYITEEMYYLPEWEKRIHEIFVLQTSATEDERYELFEEFQILFTQYQPIIYIHSPNLLYAYQGNVHFPNPIPSAAADELWKAWGIWKE, translated from the coding sequence ATGAAGAAACTGGCATTGGTAATTGTAGCGCTTATGGTGTTTTCATTTGCATTCTCAACTCCGGAATACGTTATCGAGGACTTCGACGGAAAACCCGGTGGGACTTTGAATCTCCAGATGAATCTAGATCCTGCGACCTTTAATCCTCTCATTGCATCTGAAATTTATTCCCGCAAGGTAATCGGATTGTTCTCTTCTTCCTTGCTCGGCTTCGATACTACCAGGAATCTCACGATTCCCGAACTAGCCTCGGATTGGTGGCTCTCCGAGGATGGCCTGACCGTATTCTTCAAAATAAGAGAGGGAATCTTATGGTCAGACGGTGAACCATTCACTGTCGATGACGTGTACTGGCGCTTCAACCTGCTTGTGGAGACGGGGGTTTCGGGTTTTCTTGATGCAGAAGGCAACCTCCCGACTATTGAGTTGATAGATGATTCGGCGATATCTCTCAGCTGGACTGTACCGAATACCTTGGGTATTAAAGTTGCAGCAAGCCGGGAGATACTACCCAAACACGTCTTTGAGCCTGCAATCGCAGCTGGAACGGTTAATGAGATATGGTCTCTGGACGAAGTTGATCAGATAGTAGGAATGGGGCCGTTCATTCCTTCAGAGTATGTTCCGGGAGCGAAAGTAGTTTTGAAAAAGAACCCGAATTACTGGAAATTCGACTCAAACGGGGTTAGACTCCCATATCTGGACAGTGTGATAATCCACATAATGAGTGGAAGCAATCCGATGTGGGCATTTCAGGCCGGCAATCTGGACTTCTTTTCGCCGTCGACAAGTCAGTTGAAAACTCTCTTAAGTAAAAAGGACCATAGCTGGGTTGCGGGACAGGGGGGTTCAAGAGACTACGTGCAGTTCCTTCTTCTTAACTTCAATGCGCCAGATCCGGTGAAATGGGAGTGGTTCAGGAACGATCATTTTAGGCGTGGCTTTGCCTATTTGATAGACCGGGAGAAGATAATTGATACAACTTACGGGGGCAATTCAAAACCCCTGTATTCGCCCCTTAACGTAGAGAGTCCATATTATTCGCAAAAGGTTGAGGAAGATCCGTTCTTCTTTTCCGTGGAAAAGGCGAAAAGCGAGTTTGAGCTGGGAGGTTTCAGCTGGAACTCGGAAGGGAAGCTGATCGATGGAGCCGGAAACACAGTCGTCTTTGACCTTGAGGTTTCACCCAATTTTGTGAGTCTAGGAAACCTCATTGTATCCAATGCAAAAAATCTTGGTATAACTATCAATTTGGTTCGCCTGGCAGGAGTGCCGCTTATGGAAGAACCTCTGTACGACTCTTTCCTGTCAGGGCTGTTCGACGGTACGATAGATCCTGAACTTAGAACTGGAGTCTTTCGTATCGACGGACCAGGTCACTTCTGGAACTATCCTCCAGGATATCGCGATTACATAACCGAAGAGATGTACTACCTCCCCGAATGGGAAAAGAGGATTCACGAGATCTTTGTTCTCCAGACATCAGCGACAGAAGATGAGAGATATGAATTGTTTGAAGAGTTCCAGATTCTATTTACTCAATACCAGCCCATCATTTACATACATTCGCCGAATCTCCTATATGCTTATCAGGGCAACGTACACTTTCCAAATCCTATCCCTTCGGCGGCAGCGGATGAACTCTGGAAAGCCTGGGGTATCTGGAAGGAGTGA